The proteins below are encoded in one region of Holophagaceae bacterium:
- the eno gene encoding phosphopyruvate hydratase, translating into MNLIERVSALEVLDSRGNPTVLARVELKSSAGPSFLGQAMVPSGASTGTREALEKRDGDKKRYQGKGVLGAVQAINTEINEALEGLDGLQQAELDELLCDLDGTENKAELGANAILAVSMALADAAAKATGQPLYRYLGGASARSLPVPQMNILNGGAHADNNMDIQEFMVLPVGASTFAEALRWGAEVYHSLKAVLKARKLSTGVGDEGGFAPNLESNENALDLIEEAIKKAGFKPGKDLYLGLDVAASEFHQKDGYHLEGAKKSSAQLVDYFAGLVKRHPILTIEDGMSEDDWKGWKDLTDKLGAKTQLVGDDVFVTNPAIFADGIEQGIANAILIKLNQIGTVTETLRAVDMAHKAGYRAIISHRSGETEDTFIADLAVATGAGQIKTGAPTRTDRVAKYNRLLQIEWELGAAARYAGKEAFGARLR; encoded by the coding sequence ATGAATCTCATCGAGCGTGTCTCGGCCTTGGAAGTCCTGGATAGCCGGGGGAACCCCACGGTCCTCGCCCGGGTGGAGCTGAAGAGCAGCGCGGGGCCGTCTTTCCTTGGCCAGGCCATGGTCCCTTCGGGCGCTTCCACGGGCACCCGCGAAGCCCTGGAAAAGCGGGACGGCGATAAAAAGCGCTACCAGGGGAAGGGCGTGCTGGGAGCCGTCCAGGCCATCAACACCGAAATCAACGAGGCCCTCGAAGGCCTGGACGGGCTCCAGCAGGCGGAACTGGACGAACTCCTGTGCGATCTCGATGGCACCGAGAACAAGGCGGAACTGGGAGCCAATGCGATTCTCGCCGTGTCCATGGCATTGGCGGACGCCGCGGCGAAGGCCACCGGCCAGCCCCTTTACCGCTACCTGGGCGGAGCCTCGGCCCGGTCGCTGCCGGTTCCCCAGATGAACATCCTGAATGGCGGGGCCCATGCCGACAACAACATGGACATCCAGGAGTTCATGGTGCTGCCCGTGGGTGCCAGCACCTTCGCGGAGGCCCTGAGATGGGGGGCGGAGGTCTACCATTCCCTGAAGGCGGTCCTGAAGGCCCGGAAGCTTTCCACCGGCGTCGGCGACGAAGGCGGCTTCGCCCCGAACCTTGAGAGCAACGAAAACGCCTTGGATCTGATCGAAGAAGCGATTAAAAAGGCCGGATTCAAGCCCGGCAAGGATCTCTACCTCGGTTTGGACGTGGCGGCCTCGGAGTTCCACCAAAAGGACGGTTATCACCTCGAAGGCGCCAAGAAGTCCTCGGCCCAATTGGTGGACTACTTCGCTGGACTGGTGAAGCGCCATCCGATCCTCACCATCGAGGACGGGATGAGCGAGGACGACTGGAAGGGCTGGAAGGACCTCACGGACAAACTGGGCGCGAAAACCCAGTTGGTGGGCGACGATGTGTTCGTCACCAATCCGGCGATCTTCGCGGATGGGATCGAGCAGGGCATCGCCAACGCCATCCTCATCAAACTGAACCAGATCGGCACCGTCACCGAGACCCTGAGGGCCGTGGACATGGCCCACAAAGCGGGCTACCGCGCGATCATCAGCCACCGCAGCGGCGAGACCGAGGATACCTTCATCGCGGACCTGGCCGTCGCCACCGGGGCAGGGCAGATCAAGACAGGCGCGCCGACCCGGACGGACCGCGTGGCCAAATACAACCGCCTGCTCCAGATCGAATGGGAGCTGGGCGCGGCGGCCCGCTACGCCGGCAAGGAGGCCTTCGGAGCCAGGCTGCGATGA
- a CDS encoding histone H1-like repetitive region-containing protein: MLRKIAIFKALDVEIKKQRGPAAVKEAYRGHHSLKEELSQPGITVIAEVAGGNPLRGQVRETYRAATHAKSLVDNGARAVSVATDRFLYFGEDKHLSEVRGQVKNPLLRRDFILEEYQVEESKILGADAISLVAALLTVERMQALLKLAALKSLDVVVEVSSEKELQKAIEAGADLICVVGRNLDTWEPSWDAAIALIKKVPAKKCLRMIECGVGTLAQIKQLEAMGVHGVIIGDALLDEFYPGKRLAQILAGVESTKKPSKPKAKAAEAPAAAAKKDSEIKIKEKGAQSAKLPTLKATSPSSTSNLARKGPKEPKMAQTEPMTAGMPAAPAAAAKKPAAKKAAPKKAAAKKPAAKKAAPKKAAPKKAAAKKAAPKKAAVKKAAPKKAAAKKAAPKKAAAKKAAPKKKAAPKKAAAKKAAPKKKAAPKKAAAKKPAAKKAAPKKAAAKKPAAKKAAPKKAAAKKPAAKKAAPKKAAKK, from the coding sequence ATGCTAAGGAAAATCGCCATCTTCAAGGCCCTCGATGTCGAGATCAAGAAGCAACGGGGACCTGCGGCGGTGAAGGAAGCATACCGGGGACACCACTCCCTGAAAGAAGAATTGAGCCAGCCTGGAATCACCGTGATCGCCGAAGTCGCAGGCGGCAATCCGCTGCGCGGGCAGGTCCGCGAAACCTACCGCGCGGCCACCCACGCGAAGAGCTTGGTCGACAATGGCGCGCGCGCGGTCTCGGTCGCCACGGACCGCTTCCTCTATTTCGGCGAGGACAAGCATCTATCGGAGGTCCGGGGGCAGGTGAAGAATCCCCTGCTCCGCCGCGACTTCATCCTGGAGGAGTACCAGGTGGAGGAGAGCAAGATCCTCGGCGCCGATGCCATCAGCCTCGTCGCCGCCCTCCTCACGGTCGAGCGGATGCAGGCGCTTTTGAAGCTGGCGGCGTTGAAATCGCTCGACGTGGTGGTCGAAGTGAGCAGCGAGAAGGAACTCCAGAAGGCCATAGAAGCGGGCGCCGACCTCATCTGCGTTGTGGGCCGGAATCTCGACACCTGGGAGCCCTCCTGGGATGCCGCCATCGCCCTGATCAAGAAAGTGCCGGCGAAAAAATGCCTCCGGATGATCGAATGCGGGGTCGGCACGCTCGCCCAGATCAAACAACTCGAGGCCATGGGCGTCCATGGCGTGATCATCGGCGACGCGCTTCTCGACGAGTTCTATCCGGGTAAGCGGCTCGCGCAGATCCTTGCTGGCGTTGAGTCTACGAAGAAACCGTCGAAGCCGAAAGCGAAGGCGGCCGAAGCGCCCGCGGCGGCCGCGAAAAAAGATTCTGAAATAAAAATCAAAGAGAAGGGTGCGCAATCCGCAAAATTGCCTACACTCAAAGCAACATCACCAAGCTCCACCTCAAACCTTGCCCGCAAGGGCCCTAAGGAGCCAAAAATGGCACAAACCGAACCCATGACCGCTGGCATGCCAGCTGCGCCCGCTGCTGCAGCGAAGAAGCCAGCCGCCAAGAAGGCCGCGCCGAAGAAGGCCGCCGCCAAGAAACCGGCCGCCAAGAAGGCCGCGCCGAAGAAGGCCGCGCCGAAGAAAGCCGCCGCCAAGAAGGCAGCCCCGAAGAAGGCCGCCGTGAAGAAGGCCGCGCCGAAGAAAGCCGCCGCCAAGAAGGCAGCCCCGAAGAAAGCCGCCGCCAAGAAGGCAGCCCCGAAGAAGAAGGCAGCGCCGAAGAAAGCCGCCGCCAAGAAGGCAGCCCCGAAGAAGAAGGCAGCGCCGAAGAAGGCCGCCGCCAAGAAGCCGGCCGCCAAGAAGGCCGCGCCGAAGAAGGCCGCCGCCAAGAAGCCGGCCGCCAAGAAGGCCGCGCCGAAGAAGGCCGCCGCCAAGAAGCCGGCCGCCAAGAAGGCCGCGCCGAAGAAGGCCGCAAAGAAGTAA